A genomic stretch from Mya arenaria isolate MELC-2E11 chromosome 10, ASM2691426v1 includes:
- the LOC128205792 gene encoding multiple epidermal growth factor-like domains protein 11 isoform X1, translating into MEFTLTTLTFLVLCQIWEGNGCSGYCKCCLHDNCGIGVEVGVNGWYNVCLDGCKDGYHQARCMNTCPQNCQTCKQADGECLTCKPGFHGIQNNCLSNCIYPNCACGQTDCDFCLDGFYQKDQFCTLACSKGCYGGTCNNDGSCLNCIAYFEGDTCDVCVHGKYGALCEKNCVHEKCGCKNATDCISCKPGYFDFSTFCSKRCSVGCRDNCENNGVCTCIPEYSGNTCEECKFGHYGYDCTTPCSNGCIDTTCMKDGTCQCIQNFSGSKCETCVVGHYGELCQNQCGGGCINNTCDRNYGTCDCEFSYKGSLCNMCEDGYFGSSCNLPCPDSCYNCSSIENCFACKEGFYGLNCSYQCSASCLKSRCEKGDGFCTEGCLNGFTAATCNDRCDDICKTCSQANSTHCTSCFGGFSGPGCKCIPNCKCEVNSEVCNECINGFEVEGKECKCNKNYCLNSSLCTSCQNNTLYSFEGTCCECSTHCKSKQCMSENHCLNGCEDGYTGVDCADLCTDYDTDCTKCSQTENFCVQCKSGLTPNTDGVCARPCSETCVNKVCDAKTGMCLQGCIRNFYADKCDIICPSTCASVPNKTRCDNYGRCLHGCIEGYKGVTCINSTKANTGNSSAAWITGGAVGGASTIIFVIIGIVLYIQRRKEQKKQSESGSQLQFRDPHPFIIEEQERHYQQLSERPYKTAGSQEETYTELETNNTEYEQVDS; encoded by the exons atggaATTTACTTTG aCGACTCTCACGTTCCTCGTCCTGTGTCAAATTTGGGAAG GAAATGGCTGCTCTGGGTATTGCAAGTGCTGTTTACACGATAATTGTGGCATTGGGGTTGAAGTTGGAGTAAACGGCTGGTATAATGTATGCCTGGATGGATGCAAGGACGGGTACCATCAAGCTCGTTGTATGAACACATGTCCTCAAAACTGTCAGACTTGCAAGCAAGCTGATGGTGAATGCCTTACATGTAAACCTGGATTTCATGgaattcaaaacaattgtttgagtAATTGCATTTACCCAAACTGCGCGTGTGGACAAACAGATTGCGATTTTTGCCTCGATGGATTTTACCAAAAAGATCAGTTCTGCACTTTAGCCTGTTCAAAAGGTTGTTATGGAGGTACATGCAATAACGACGGGTCATGCTTAAATTGTATAGCTTATTTTGAAGGGGATACATGTGATGTCTGCGTTCACGGGAAATACGGGGCATTGTGTGAAAAAAACTGCGTTCACGAGAAATGCGGATGCAAAAATGCAACGGATTGTATTTCTTGCAAACCTGGATATTTTGACTTCAGTACTTTTTGTTCAAAACGGTGTTCCGTGGGTTGTAGGGACAATTGTGAAAATAACGGCGTTTGTACGTGTATCCCGGAGTATTCTGGAAACACCTGCGAAGAATGTAAATTTGGTCATTATGGTTATGACTGCACCACCCCGTGTTCAAATGGTTGTATCGATACTACTTGCATGAAAGATGGAACCTGCCAGTGTATTCAAAACTTTTCTGGAAGCAAATGTGAAACTTGTGTTGTAGGACATTATGGCGAATTATGTCAAAATCAGTGTGGAGGAGGTTGTATAAACAACACCTGTGACAGAAATTATGGCACATGCGATTGTGAATTCAGTTACAAAGGATCACTATGCAATATGTGTGAGGATGGTTATTTCGGAAGTAGTTGCAACTTGCCATGCCCGGATAGCTGTTATAACTGTTCTTCTATTGAAAACTGTTTCGCATGCAAAGAAgggttttatggtttaaactgCTCATACCAGTGCTCGGCTAGTTGTTTAAAATCTCGTTGCGAAAAAGGTGATGGTTTTTGTACAGAAGGTTGTTTGAATGGATTTACAGCCGCCACTTGCAATGACAGATGTGATGACATTTGTAAAACATGCTCCCAGGCAAATTCTACACACTGCACATCATGCTTCGGTGGATTTAGCGGACCTGGTTGTAAATGTATTCCGAACTGTAAATGTGAAGTCAACAGTGAAGTCTGTAATGAGTGCATAAATGGATTTGAAGTGGAAGGCAaagaatgtaaatgtaataagAATTACTGTTTGAACAGCTCTCTTTGTACATCGTGCCAGAATAACACGTTGTATTCATTTGAGGGTACATGTTGTGAATGTAGCACACATTGCAAAAGTAAACAGTGCATGTCAGAGAACCACTGCTTGAACGGCTGTGAGGATGGATATACCGGTGTAGACTGTGCAGATTTATGTACAGATTACGATACCGATTGTACAAAATGTAGTCAGACTGAGAATTTCTGTGTCCAGTGTAAAAGCGGGCTCACCCCAAACACAGATGGTGTATGTGCGAGACCATGTAGTGAAACCTGTGTCAACAAAGTGTGTGATGCTAAAACAGGCATGTGCCTTCAAGGTTGTATTCGCAACTTTTACGCCGACAAATGCGATATAATATGCCCCTCGACATGCGCATCCGTaccaaacaaaacaagatgtgACAACTATGGAAGATGTTTACATGGGTGTATTGAAGGATACAAAGGGGTGACTTGTATTAATT CCACAAAGGCGAATACAGGCAATTCATCTGCTGCTTGGATAACCGGAGGAGCTGTCGGTGGTGCAAGCACAATTATATTTGTGATTATTGGAATTGTTCTGTACATACAAAG GAGAAaagaacaaaagaaacaatCTGAAAGTGGAAGCCAACTTCAATTCCGTGACCCTCATCCGTTCATTATAGAAG AGCAGGAAAGGCACTATCAACAATTGAGCGAACGACCATATAAGACGGCAGGATCACAAGAAGAAACGTACACTGAACTTGAAACAAACAACACGGAATACGAGCAGGTGGATAGCTAA
- the LOC128205792 gene encoding uncharacterized protein LOC128205792 isoform X2 has protein sequence MEFTLTTLTFLVLCQIWEATKANTGNSSAAWITGGAVGGASTIIFVIIGIVLYIQRRKEQKKQSESGSQLQFRDPHPFIIEEQERHYQQLSERPYKTAGSQEETYTELETNNTEYEQVDS, from the exons atggaATTTACTTTG aCGACTCTCACGTTCCTCGTCCTGTGTCAAATTTGGGAAG CCACAAAGGCGAATACAGGCAATTCATCTGCTGCTTGGATAACCGGAGGAGCTGTCGGTGGTGCAAGCACAATTATATTTGTGATTATTGGAATTGTTCTGTACATACAAAG GAGAAaagaacaaaagaaacaatCTGAAAGTGGAAGCCAACTTCAATTCCGTGACCCTCATCCGTTCATTATAGAAG AGCAGGAAAGGCACTATCAACAATTGAGCGAACGACCATATAAGACGGCAGGATCACAAGAAGAAACGTACACTGAACTTGAAACAAACAACACGGAATACGAGCAGGTGGATAGCTAA